aacaaacaaaaacaagtccTGGGTACAGAGGCTCTTTGAGTAATACATTTTAGCCAGTTCGGTTTTATTTAAGACGTGTTGATACAGTTTTGTAATTGATGGATTGTTTTACGATTTAATTGAGACTTTTTATAGGTGTTTATGGTATTTGAAGTTTATGACACGCTGAACGTTTTGCTacaattttggtttttcaatAATCTCCATTCGAAGAATTGACCAACATTTTCTATAATATGTTTAGCTACTGCTTCTActatttcttcttcaatcTACTATACTAATAATATTAAGGTGTTTTTTACTAAAGATTTCATGCGTATTGACACAGGATGCGCTAATTGTTATATTGCTTTACCATTTAATTGAGGCTTTTTATTGttgtctggttgtggtttattACTTGTTtcctacttttttttattggtttttatgACTGTAATGTCTCTGACACAGGGCTGCTCATATCAGAAACGATAAACATGTTATTATATGATTCAGAGACTTTTCCAACATTTCACTATCTCGGTGTGATCAGGTTGGGATTGCTGTTCTTTTACGAAcaaattgaccaaatgtatGTAGCTTGCTGGCAAAATTTGACTAAATACATTTAAAATCCGTATCCAGCCTCTTTGGTTtaccaaaagaaagaaggttaaatcaattaaatttccttGAGGAAAAGTGAATGATTGTTAAATGTACCAATGTTTATGTATCACAAAACTTCGATTTATTAGGGAACCGATCGAACAACGGATGAGTCCAGTTGAATTCGAAGTGTTCCACTTGAAAGAACGAAGGCGAAGATAGATCTccaaaagtggaaaacttcAATAGAAAGTGTAGTTTGCTGCCGGGGTGCATGATTTTTTGAACAATAAGATTGATTGTTATATATTTCTCATGACGTTTCCCTTCTTGGTTGCAATAGAGGCTGAGTTGGTGGAGAATGGAAaggttgaaatggaaaaaagaaacatgtcggaaaatagaaacaacatAACAACCACTTTAGAGCAATCCTCCGCGAGTGGATTGCGTaaaggttttaaaaaaaaacatacaacacaCATCTATCGTGTTCGGCTGTGTTGGTGAACTCTCCCAGGATCTCGCTCTCGGTGGTGCGCAAGCGCCATAAATACCACCCCTAATAAAGAAAAGGGATGGCGGTAAACAACGAGCGGAAGTTCAAAGGACCTTCCAATCGGTGCATTTTCCATCACCATTCCGCTGGCCGAGTACAGTGCCCCTGGGAACGCGCGCGCACCCTTCCAAAAAAATGCATTGTTGCGTTATCCTGGCGGTGCTTTTCCGCTTTTCGCGCTAGTGACAACACcaataccaccaccacccccgtcGTCGGTTGCTGTGTTGGCTGGAGGTTCTGGGATTAGTTCTCAATGTTTAGGACACTTCACTTGTGAATGATTAACAGAGCGAAGAGAGcgggagagagtgagagagagcgagagtaaGTGCCAGATAGGGAGAGACGTTTTGAACCAGGACAAAGATGTGGAAGTCCACCCCTAGGATAAGGCTCTAGTTGTGGTTCCGGTGAGATAAAACCTACACGTGATAGGCAGCTTGCTCCCAGCTCTGTGTTGTGTTGATGGTGGAAATTCGCACTGGAAAACTGGCGATAAGGATGGAAAAGGCTTGCTAGCAGTTTTACTCCGTGTTTATTGATTCCTTTTTGTTTGCAGTTCAGAATCACCTCTCCTGGTCGAGGTGGTGATGGACGGCTAGAGAAGAACGGGTGGTGAACAGGGAGTGCCAGTCCGGTAGTGTACGTGTGCAAATCGAGTGTGTCGTCGTTGGTCGTGAAGAAAGGCGTGCGCGTGACTGCGAGGGACGACGGGAAGGCTGTGGTGAAAAACCAAAGGACGCCCGCATGGGCCGTCCGGCGGGATAGGCAGGGAGCGTCTGGTCCAAGGCGGTGGCCCCATGGCAACAGTGAGTGCAAGGCAACGGGCAAACACGATAGCACATCTAGCAGGCGACGAAGCACAAACGAACGAATGCATAATTCAATTAGCAGTACACCTGTGCTGAGATAAACACCATTCAACCAGCGGCAAACGGATTGCCCAGCGCCAAAGACAGACCGAGCGAGGCCTCGGCGCGCCAAGAAAACGGTCTGCCTAGGGAAGCTCAATCCAAAACGACAGGCAACGGACGACGGTGTCTCGCGACGAgacggaagtgcttcggacggcCGCCAGCAGGGCCGCAATCCGTCACGTCGTCGGGCTGGCCGTGACGCGGAAGTGACCACCGACAATGGCTGGTAAGTAGAACGTTCGCAGTAGACGCGCCGTAGCTGCATATGGCCGTGCGGGCCCACGAATACCCTTAAGAGTCGGTGACAGGCGATAAAATGGCTCGGGAAGCACTAGATGTAGGTGCGCGGGGCAAAGTTGCTGTCAAATCACGTTACGTTACGTTACGTTTACGGGAAACGCACAAACAGCTGGACTGGGGTCCGGGaacacaaacaataaaatctcCATAACTCCATTAGACGCTCATTAGACAGGCTCTATCCCGTTCAGCCTTGCGCGCTTTTAATGTAGATGCTTGTGTGCCAAATTAACTGTATAAGTATTGTTCCAAAACTCGTGACAACATGTTACGACAGGGCAATAAAGAAAGGTTCAGGGCCAATCAGACATTCTGTCGATGAACCGAGCTATTGATTGCATTCACTACTTTTCTAAACACAGTTCCGCACTAAAGAGCTCCTTTGGTATATTTGTATTGCTAGATTCCATTTTCTATGGCAAACAACTGTTGAACGTTCGTtaaatgataatgatgataacACTTATATAATACACTTCATAATTATTAATAACCAAACAAGTCAGTCAGACCTGTTGATTGATTTGTagtttttaattagttttattaaaactaagtaattagattgttttttaaaagcaCATTGACACTTTTGGATGGGGTTTTGTTATCATGTCTGGCATGCAATTTATTCAACAAGAATTATCGTTCATAGACATCGTTGTTCGCAGGTTACCTTTGAACTAAAACTAAAGGTTCCCACTTCCAATCTGGTTTGCAATTTGTTGAAACTCtccgtgtttttttcctgattgcaaaacataaagtgAACGGACTATGTTCAACACTAAACacaaaaacattgcaaacaGAActatgaaggaaaacaaaattggatTCAAAAGCTTgatgaaattgaaacatacgtttgaaattgaaacgaaAGTGCAAATGACTGATATTTAATTACGATAGCGATCACTATCAATGTAAAAGTAGCAAGAGCATTGTGCAACCAGCACGTTTAAATATATGTGACACCTTGTCGATAGTACGGGATTTATTGCGACCGGTTAATTTAGAGCAGGTGTGTATCCGAGCGAAAGAAGGCTGAAACAGTAGTCCCACTAGGCTTAAGGCTTCGGCTCAACAGGATCCTACCTGTTGACCTTACCGTTTTGAAAACAGCTCATATTACATACTGGTATCGCCACGAGTCATAATACTGATATTGATATTCGAACAACCCCGCACCCGATCGGTGAAGGGTGTGCATTTATTTCTGGAACTCAATGCCTTCCCTTCCTTCGCTTTCTCTCCCCCGACAGAACGGGATTATATCGGTTTTGCGACGCTCGCGGAGCAGGTGCACCGGAAGTCGGTGAAGCGAGGCTTCGAGTTCACGCTGATGATCTGCGGTGAGACCGGGCTGGGCAAGTCGACGCTCATCAACACGCTCTTCCTGGCCGACCTCTACACGCAGCGTACCGTGCCGCGGGTCGAGGAGCGCATCGAGAAGACGACCCGCATCGAGAAAAAGACGCTGGACATCGAGGAGAAGGGCGTCAAGCTGCGGCTGACGATCGTCGATACGCCCGGCTTCGGCGACTCGGTCAACTGCGAGGACAGCTGGCGCGTCTGCACGCAGTACATCGACGAGCAGTTCCGGCAGTACTTCACCGACGAGAGCGGCCTCAACCGGCGCAACATCCAGGACAATCGCGTGCACTGCCTGCTGTACTTCGTGCCACCGTACGGGCACAGGTAAGGGGCACGTCTCGTCTGCTCTGGCACTTTTCGAACTGAACCACGtacgttttgcttttttagcCTGCGCCAGCTGGACATCGATCTGATGCGCCGGCTGCACAAGAAGGTGAACATTATCGTCGTGATCGGCAAGGCGGACACGCTCACGCCGAGTGAGGTGAAAACGCTGAAGGCGCGCATCCTGGACGACATCGAAACGCACGGCATCCAGATCTACCGGTTTCCGGACTGCGACtcggacgaggacgaggagtTCAAGCAGCAGGACCGCGAGCTCAAGGCCAGTCTGCCGTTCGCCGTCGTCGGCAGCAACACGGTGATGGAGGTGGCCGGCCGGAAGATTCGCGGACGCCAGTACCCGTGGGGCGTGGTGGACGGTAAGCGGAATCCAGCCAAGCTCAACACTTTGGGTTTAAAAATGCTGCAATCGGTATCTAATTCCTTACGCTATCAAACTCCTTTTCAGTCGAAAATCCGGAGCACAGCGACGTGATGAAGCTGCGGACTATGCTCATCTCCACACACATGCAGGACCTCAAGGATACGACGCGGGACGTGCACTACGAGAATTACCGTGCGCAGTGCATCTCGCAGATATCGCAGCACGCCCTACGCGAACGCAACAAGCTGAAGCGAGAATCGACTGCCTCGAACCACGATTTCTCCGATACCGATCGGCTGCTGCTACAGAAGGACGAAGAGGTGAGACCGATATTGGTATTCCATCGCCGCGTGAGGCACTaaaagtgttctttttttacaatttgtcCTTGAATATAGATACGCCGGATGCAAGACATGCTGGCGCAGATGCAGGAGCAGCTGAAGTCGTCTCATGTAAGCGATTCCGTGATCGACGTCTAGTGTTGGAGAGACTGACGCCTGAAACGTTACCACCAGTTGTCCCGGCCGGGGTTGTCCAATCCATGTCTCCTTTAGATTTCACTTGGCGATCTAAAGCTAGACGCGCACGAAACAAGTCGCGAACATCAGGGATACGGCGTTATTCAATCCGGGCACCGGCACGGGTTTTTCTTTACCACTACGAGACGAGAGCACACGACCGATTTGGCTTCGAAATGGAATACAGGTTTAACACGTTAGATAAATCTGAAAGTTACTAACGAGAAGAACAAACGTGTGGTGTTTAATTAAAGGCGCAGCAAGAGCAGGCTTAGAAAGCGTTGGAAGCTAACAGAACAACTTAGAACATTTTATACGTACAACCACTCACCCACTCGTACTCTGTATAACGCAACTACTCGAATAACACTTAATAAGAAGCGACCAAAGAATCCATTAGAGGCACGTGAACCTAGAACTATTGCCCTGAAGGCGTTCCCTTCCGGCAAATGGGAATTCAGACAAAGGGTATTCGGCTCACCGGGCAGCTAAAATAGCGACTGAATGCTCCAACCTGGTGGATTATAGCAATCACACCCATGTAATTCACCATGTGCACACACGTTAAGCGTAAGCAATCTCTTATCACCGTGGAATCGATGCCGCATTCTTCGATTCGCGCGTGTCCTTGTTTTCCGTTGTCTGCTTTCAGTTTGACGTTTCATGTAATTTAACTGCGTATGTTTTTTGATGTATCTATACACAGCTAGAATTAATTAGATTATTTATTCAGGTGGGCGAAAGCGGTCGGGGCCGCTACCGTAGTGCACGTAGCTGTAGTGCGGTGTTGGATGTTGGGTGGAGTAGCAAAATGCATCGCATGCTCGATAGACAGGCATTTTACGACCAGTTGAGTTACCATCCCACGGAGTCATGGACTGAAAAGGAGGTTTAAGTTAAAAGAAGACAAAAAGACAGCACGGTAGCTGTGGCGTTTCTGCCGGGACCGAGAAGGTGTTCGGATGCAGCGAAAGCTGACAGATTTTAAAAACTATTCGCAAAACGTGCGAACGTCCACGGAGGGGGTGTTGGTGtaatcgtttttttgttttttgtttgttttatacatatatatttacTTACCCAGTATTCAGGTCTCTCGGATTCGAGCGCAGTACAACTTCGGCTACATATGTAGGGACTTCGAGGAAGAAAGAATGCACCATAGATGGTTTTCTCTGCAGGCCACGGGGGGAAAGtcgaaattaaacaaaatcccATACCAAAAAATCGAACACACGAACGTTTTTGCACGGGCCTGTTTTGTACGTAGGGGCAGCTGCGTAGTCTCGGctataagagaaaaaaaggaaaacaattataaaccagaaaaagaaacacgttcGAAACGTTCTCTAGAGTGTTCAGTGTAGAACCGTACATTAGAGATTTTCTTCAGCATCAATAAAGACAACCATATGGAAACGACCAGTATCCAAGTACGAAATAGGCAAATGTAAGAAGTATATGTGTACGtataaatgaaagaaaaaagcacTTAGAACCACAATCGCCGTCTATATGCCACTTATTTTCGGGTTTTAACAGAACTTTtagtgttgtttgttgtactgtcaagaaattaaaacatgttGTTTGACATTAAACCAGATCAAATTGATGCCTCGCTCATTTTCAGTTCACCTTTGCCCAAATTAAggtacttttattttattacatgcTCAACTATGCCGAAAGCGCTGATAAAGGATAAACCTGTCTAAATATACTGATTTGAAAAGAGCTTACATTTGAGTTATGCTACTGATTCAAGTGACTTTACGAGATCTGAATAATGCTGGTTTAAAATTCACCTATTTCACCGTGGTAGATGGTTGGCCGGGTTGGattataattaaataaactCCTCCAGTTGGTTTAGGATAGTTGTTTTTTGCAATTGCATTTTACTTTATTGACTCCTTGGTAGACATTACGCAAACAGATCACGTGAGCAGTAAATGTCGAGCTTTCTTTACGTTCTTTTCGTCTTGTTGTCATACAGTTCCGTTTGCTAAGATCCTACTAGGAGTGCGACATTCATTTATACATGGTTCCTACGCGAGACAATTAGAGAtaatgttgctttttttttttttcttggggTTTTAGCTATTTTTACCTTTGTTTGTAGTTTTGCTTTTTAACCAGTATGCGGTTGCTTCATTGCTAACGTTACTTAGTTCACATATTGCGGCACATTTAAAACTTAAACCATTTCCTCCCCCAAACTAGTATTGCCACTAACTCGTTTCACACTCGAATTTTATTGCTTAACCTTTGTTTTTTATCTTATCGAAAgattcaaaataaaaccatctaCCCAATGACGGACACATTTTGAACCATATCGCGCAAAAGTGTCTTGTAAAACACGATAGTCGAAACGTAAAGCGTTTGCTCAGGATGCGGTgtactttttgctttgtttttgtttttcacacaCAGACAACAGATATTAAATGTTCTCCCTACACACTATGCTACTAAACGTAATGGCTTGGGAGCTACCGTGGCGAACAAAGAAGGACTTTGGTCGAAGATAACCATCTTATGATTACTTAAATCACCATCGAGACGTTTGGATTTTCTTTGAGCTGAGTCACGCACTGTTTCACGACGTGGTGTCACAGAAAGGTCGACACTGTTGCCTTTCGAACGTGAAGTTATCAGTATTCGACAGGACGTTGCTCGTTTCGGCCAAAACAgagtagaaaaataaacagcttAACTAACCAACGATGCACAGTGCTACTTAAAACCTACTTTCTTCTTTGGCTACATTGCTACGTTAAATTATTAAACTAAGAAAGAGGGAtgcgattcgaatcttcaGCTTTTGGTCGATTGATGGGCCCGCGCGAGAGCATGAGGGTATCATCCCTAGGATTTGACGGCCGGTCCTTATCCTCGCTTAGTCGATCTTGGTCTTGAAATATCGCTTGAAGATGACCGGCACGAGTGCGACAACGGAGAACGCGGCCAGCATCGCGATCGAGCCCCAGCTGAACGCGTCGCTCGAGCTGGTCATCTTGTACAGCGTCTTACCGGCCTGTATGGCAATGAAGGAGGGCGGTGCGACGCCGAGGAATGTGCCGAGGGCGAACGGGTACAGTGGTACGCCGATCACCGGTGCGACCAGGTTGATGAACCAGTTCGGCAGGAACGGCGTCATGCGCAGGAACAGCATGTAGCTGAGCAGGTCGTCCCGGTGGCGGTCGACCTGCTGCGCCCAGTGGTGGGCCCGTTCCGGGAAGTAGTACTTCACCAGCCGCCGGCCGACCAGCTGCGAAAGCAGATAGCACAGGGTGGCCCCGAGGGCTGAGCAGAAGCAGACAAGCGTGAGCGCAACCGGAAAGCTGTACAGGAACCCGCTCAGTATCGATAGGAACAACGAACCGGGAATGGCAAACGTTTGCAGGCTGTATGGCAGACCGGAAAAGAGATAAATAGAGAAAGAAATAAGCGACATGGGAGTGGAGGAAAGGTAGCATCGCGGAGCAGAGACGAGCGCAAAAGTTGAGCAGGCCAAAgggttgatcgaatgttgtAGTGCACCTCGTAAATGAAgtagaagcaataaaaaaggaattaaCAATCGACTTAGGGAAGCTGCATTCACTTCGTTTGTTCaagttggtttattttaaaataaagctGTGTCATGTCAGATTCTAGTATGGATAAGAATTCCATAAAAGTTGTGAGGCATTTGAATAATCAATTCTTGCGCTGATTTTACAAACGAAGAATTTGAAGAGATGTTTTGATTTGCTGACTTAATACAAATTatgattaaaaaaacacaacgttgTTTCAAATACGATAGAAACATATCAAATGTTACTAAAAAATGAGGAAATCGAATAGGATCAAAATAAATCTTGTTAATCacaatatttgaaaatattcagcAGATTAAGGTTATGTTGCTTGGTTTATCGGgtcttcaaaaacaaaaactaaactaaGTGCTTCTATtcatacaatatttttaaatttgtatgtATTCCATAAATGCCCATcgatatcaaacaaaaaacggtaACATTTAAAGCCATCtagttttaatgtattttttggTAAACATTCCTTAATCATTCCTAAacaaagtgaagaaaacaataaaaaaggaattatATGTGTGAAGGTTAACCGGTATGatggtttacaatattttgGGATGCTTTTCTGTACAGCTCAATTGTCttgtgaaaacataaaaatctaaAATACGACAATTTAAATAGTGATAATTTAGATAAAGAACGAGTGTCTGGAATAGCGTTTCGAATTGCTTGAACagaaacttttgttttatcgCTTGAAAAGTATAAAAGGCCATCGGAGAGTTTCGTGCCAACTACTTACAATATGTACACCAGAATGATGCCGAACATGACCTCGAGATTGTACAGATCCTTGTATCGATCGAGGACTCGACCGAGCTGCTTGGCATCATCGATATCGAACGGCACCTTGAGGTATTGCTTCTCTGACCTAGAAATGAGACATAACCAAACGAGATCAGCGCAACGAGCACGGCTAACCCCACGGACGGCAAACTTGCATCCAACTTACTCGTCCAGCTCCGGGAACATGGCATAAACGTACAGCATCGCGAACAGGCTGGTGAGAAAGATTGCCACCAGGATGATCAGCGACTGCCGGGCGGAGCGATCTTCGTCCCGCGCGGGGTGACTCTTTGCCCCCGCGACCAATCCGTTGGCCTCCTTGCCCGATTTGCCGTTTTGCGTGACTTGGGCCGGCTTGTGCTGCTGGTTGTTGTTGTCACCGTACGGCGCCACTGTTACACGTCCGTTCGTTCCGGATGCCATCTTAGCTTAGCTCAGTAGTATACCGGCACAGTTCCTGTCCCCGCCGTTGCACCCTGTGGCATTAGATGGGGAGGCGCCTGCTCACGAGGTGTCCACCGTCTGCGTTTTGCGCGCGCGTGGACATTGTGTAGACAGTACAGATGAACAGATAGGTGACGACACAACGCGTGGGACATCCCCGCGATTAGCCGAGACGACACAATATGGAACGTTGTGCAGGCGAGTGAGAGAAGCAGGTTCAGCACCACCCACGGAAGGaacaataaaagaagaaaaagcatcAAGTCAATAGATAACCAACAACACACGACCTAGGGAAGAAGATGCTCTCtacagttggttgaaaattgTCATCCGATAGTGACGACGCTCATGCTGATGAGAGCGAATGACGGAGCGTTATTCTATCATCCTATAGGTCTCGTGGATTTGCGAGCGCCTACGATTCACCAGCGTGGTGTGAACATGCGCCACCTGATTCAACGCGGTTCATCAACTCATAAAAAAACTGCTTTCTACCAGTTCTGTATGGGTAATCACTTGCTATATACcttattttcatcatcaaatCTGCACGCTGGTACGATCTGCTTACACGCGGTGGGAGATACAGGATGTTGCATAATAATGGATCACAATAAAACACACTTAATAGTTGAAAGAACTATCGAATTAACTTTGAAAATCTTTCAAACCTAGTTAGAAATTTAGAAATTTTCGAACAATTTCTTGTCGTCAATAATCTTGTGCAATTGTGTTAACTATCGTTTATGATGATTTTATACTGCTTTATGAGTTATTCTGAAAAATTCAGCTCATTTTCCTGGTAGGTGTATAGATTGTTTTCTTCGCATAACTAAAAAAttgacaattttttttgttcaaaaaatTTGCTCGCGCCTATTAGAGTACCCCTTGATCGTTTTCTGCATTATGTTTCTCTTCCTCTTAACTGAACTGCGCCTTTATAACATTGATGATTTTTGGcatgaaaaaaattatctaaaaAACATTAATCTACTTAAATACAAAGTTTCGCCTAATGAATCATTATACCATACTCTTCTCCACAATAACGCGTAGATGTACATATATAATATGTAACACGGGTGTTACGAACGCGTGAGTTAAATGCATATcatgttcgtttttttccccgatgCCTCATTCGAATATAGAGAATTTTACCTTCACGAGGTCGCTCAGCTGATGCGCGATGGGCTGCGGCTTTGTAATGTATCCAAAGGCGTTTGCTATTGCGTAGGTTCCGATGCGTGAAGGGCACCGATGGTCTGATTTGCGGTTGACGACAAAAAGGTGCAAATACTCCGCTTCGCTTctggcacaaaaaaaaattgtatttaccGCTGCTACTATCTCAACGATGACTGATATTTATGGCTGAAATAAACACAAATGAATGCTTGTTAGTCATTTAGCCGACCCtcctaacatattttgatATCTACCTTTGCCACCCGCCCGCTGTCGCGGCCTCGGTCCACtccgtttctttttgttataCGCACGTGTCGTCCTTGTACCGCAATTACACCCCACCACATACAACAGGGAAGTGGCTGAAGTTT
This region of Anopheles coustani chromosome X, idAnoCousDA_361_x.2, whole genome shotgun sequence genomic DNA includes:
- the LOC131269021 gene encoding septin-4 yields the protein MAERDYIGFATLAEQVHRKSVKRGFEFTLMICGETGLGKSTLINTLFLADLYTQRTVPRVEERIEKTTRIEKKTLDIEEKGVKLRLTIVDTPGFGDSVNCEDSWRVCTQYIDEQFRQYFTDESGLNRRNIQDNRVHCLLYFVPPYGHSLRQLDIDLMRRLHKKVNIIVVIGKADTLTPSEVKTLKARILDDIETHGIQIYRFPDCDSDEDEEFKQQDRELKASLPFAVVGSNTVMEVAGRKIRGRQYPWGVVDVENPEHSDVMKLRTMLISTHMQDLKDTTRDVHYENYRAQCISQISQHALRERNKLKRESTASNHDFSDTDRLLLQKDEEIRRMQDMLAQMQEQLKSSHVSDSVIDV
- the LOC131268958 gene encoding transmembrane protein 41 homolog encodes the protein MASGTNGRVTVAPYGDNNNQQHKPAQVTQNGKSGKEANGLVAGAKSHPARDEDRSARQSLIILVAIFLTSLFAMLYVYAMFPELDESEKQYLKVPFDIDDAKQLGRVLDRYKDLYNLEVMFGIILVYIFLQTFAIPGSLFLSILSGFLYSFPVALTLVCFCSALGATLCYLLSQLVGRRLVKYYFPERAHHWAQQVDRHRDDLLSYMLFLRMTPFLPNWFINLVAPVIGVPLYPFALGTFLGVAPPSFIAIQAGKTLYKMTSSSDAFSWGSIAMLAAFSVVALVPVIFKRYFKTKID